The following proteins are co-located in the Canis aureus isolate CA01 chromosome X, VMU_Caureus_v.1.0, whole genome shotgun sequence genome:
- the IRAK1 gene encoding interleukin-1 receptor-associated kinase 1 isoform X1 — translation MAGGPGPGDPAAPGAQHFLYEVPPWVMCRFYKVMDALEPADWCQFGGWRRAGDAGAGGARAPGAGPDACRPAAALIVRDQTELRLCERSGQRTASVLWPWINRNARVADLVSILTHLQLLRARDIITAWHPPAPLLPPSTSAPRPSSPPAPCEADVPRPRKLPTASASTLPSPAFPGSQTHSGAELGPVHSPGILQPPPPRPAPSSTKPSAESPASLLQGAHPSPFCWPLSEISQGTHNFSDKLKIGEGGFGCVYRAVMRNTLYAVKRLKEGADLEWTTVKQSFLTEVEQLSRFRHPNIVDFAGYCAESGFYCLVYGFLPNGSLEDRLHFQTEACAPLSWPQRLNILLGTARAIQFLHQDSPSLIHGDIKSSNVLLDDRLMPKLGDFGLARLSRFAGANPGQSSTVARTRTVRGTLAYLPEEYVKTGRLAVDTDTFSFGVVVLETLAGQRAVRTQGAKTKYLKDLVEEEAEEAGVTLRSTQSTLQAGLATDAWAAPIASQICKKHLDPRPGPCPPELGLVLGQLACCCLHRRAKRRPPMTQVYERLEKLQVAVAVAGAEAAHHGPPSPQENSYVSVPSSGASPRQPLAAPSGAPAQATEWLQKGPNQPVESDESVSGLSAALCSWHMSPSCPPGLALPGSPAQGATLGAAAPLGQAGSARGGASQEPSWGGGPGPQLTAVEGSLLSSSASSQPPQIVINPARQKMVQKLALYEDGVLDSLQLLSSSSLPDLGGEHQHRPRPEESDEFQS, via the exons atgGCCGGTGGGCCGGGCCCGGGGGACCCCGCGGCCCCCGGCGCCCAGCACTTCTTGTACGAGGTGCCGCCCTGGGTCATGTGCCGCTTCTACAAAGTGATGGACGCGCTGGAGCCCGCCGACTGGTGCCAGTTCGGTGGGTGGCGGCGGGCGGGCGACGCCGGGGCGGGAGGCGCGCGGGCCCCGGGCGCCGGGCCTGACGCCTGCCGCCCCGCAGCCGCCCTGATCGTGCGCGACCAGACCGAGCTGCGGCTGTGCGAGCGCTCCGGGCAGCGCACGGCCAGCGTCCTGTGGCCCTGGATCAACCGCAACGCCCGCGTGGCCGACCTCGTGAGCATCCTCACGCACCTGCAGCTGCTCCGCGCCCGGGACATCATCACGGCCT GGCACCCGCccgcccccctcctgccccccagcaccAGCGCCCCGAGGCCCAGCAGCCCCCCTGCGCCCTGTGAGGCCGACGTCCCCCGCCCCCGGAAGCTGCCGACGGCGTCGGCGTCCACACTCCCGTCCCCAG CTTTTCCAGGCTCCCAGACCCATTCTGGGGCTGAGCTCGGTCCTGTCCACAGCCCTGGCATCCTGCAGCCGCCACCGCCACGTCCAGCCCCTTCCTCTACCAAG CCCAGCGCAGAGAGCCCAGCGtcgctcctgcagggagcccaccccTCTCCGTTCTGCTGGCCCCTCAGTGAGATCTCCCAGGGCACCCACAACTTCTCGGACAAGCTGAAGATCGGGGAGGGCGGCTTCGGCTGCGTGTACCGGGCGGTGATGAGGAACACGCTGTACGCGGTGAAGAGGCTGAAGGAG ggggcagaCCTGGAGTGGACCACAGTGAAGCAGAGCTTCCTGACCGAAGTGGAACAACTGTCACG GTTTCGTCACCCAAACATTGTGGACTTTGCTGGCTACTGTGCCGAGAGTGGCTTCTACTGCCTCGTCTACGGCTTCCTGCCCAATGGCTCCCTGGAAGACCGCCTGCACTTCCAG aCCGAGGCCTGCGCCCCTCTCTCCTGGCCTCAGCGACTGAACATCCTTCTGGGCACAGCACGGGCCATTCAGTTTTTACATCAGGACAGCCCCAGCCTCATCCACGGAGACATCAAAAG TTCCAACGTCCTCCTGGATGACAGACTGATGCCCAAACTGGGAGACTTTGGCCTGGCCCGTCTCAGCCGTTTTGCAGGGGCCAACCCCGGCCAGAGCAGCACAGTGGCCCGGACGCGGACGGTGCGCGGCACCCTGGCCTACCTGCCCGAGGAGTACGTCAAGACGGGGAGACTGGCCGTGGACACGGATACCTTCAGCTTCGGCGTG GTTGTGCTGGAGACCCTGGCTGGCCAGAGGGCTGTGAGGACGCAGGGTGCCAAGACCAAGTATCTG AAGGACCTGGTGGAAGAGGAGGCCGAGGAGGCCGGGGTGACCCTCAGAAGCACCCAGAGCACACTCCAAGCAGGCCTGGCCACGGATGCCTGGGCCGCCCCGATTGCCAGCCAGATCTGTAAGAAGCACCTGGACCCCAGGCCCGGGCCGTGCCCGCCGGAGCTGGGCTTGGTCCTGGGCCAGCTGGCTTGCTGCTGCCTGCACCGCCGGGCCAAGAGGAGGCCCCCCATGACCCAG GTGTACGAGCGTCTGGAGAAGCTGCAGGTGGCGGTGGCAGTGGCAGGAGCAGAGGCTGCCCACCACGGCCCCCCGTCCCCGCAGGAGAACTCGTACGTGTCCGTCCCCAGCAGCGGCGCCAGCCCACGGCAGCCCCTGGCGGCTCCGTCGGGAGCACCGGCCCAGGCCACGGAGTGGCTCCAGAAAGGCCCCAACCAGCCCGTGGAGAGCGACGAGAGTGTGTCCGGCCTGTCCGCCGCCCTGTGTTCCTGGCACATGAGCCCCAGCTGCCCCCCGGGCCTGGCCTTGCCGGGCAGCCCTGCGCAGGGGGCCACCCTGGGGGCCGCAGCCCCCCTCGGGCAGGCCGGCAGTGCTCGGGGGGGCGCCAGCCAGGAGCCGAGCTGGGGCGGTGGCCCAGGGCCCCAGCTGACAGCTGTGGAAG GATCACTGTTGAGCAGCTCCGCGTCATCGCAGCCACCGCAGATCGTCATCAACCCGGCCCGACAGAAGATGGTGCAGAAGCTGGCCTTGTACGAGGACGGGGTCCTGGACAGCCTGCAGCTGCTGTCCTCTAGCTCCCTCCCAG ACCTAGGAGGGGAGCACCAGCACAGGCCGCGGCCCGAGGAGAGTGATGAATTCCAGAGCTGA
- the IRAK1 gene encoding interleukin-1 receptor-associated kinase 1 isoform X3 gives MAGGPGPGDPAAPGAQHFLYEVPPWVMCRFYKVMDALEPADWCQFAALIVRDQTELRLCERSGQRTASVLWPWINRNARVADLVSILTHLQLLRARDIITAWHPPAPLLPPSTSAPRPSSPPAPCEADVPRPRKLPTASASTLPSPAFPGSQTHSGAELGPVHSPGILQPPPPRPAPSSTKPSAESPASLLQGAHPSPFCWPLSEISQGTHNFSDKLKIGEGGFGCVYRAVMRNTLYAVKRLKEGADLEWTTVKQSFLTEVEQLSRFRHPNIVDFAGYCAESGFYCLVYGFLPNGSLEDRLHFQTEACAPLSWPQRLNILLGTARAIQFLHQDSPSLIHGDIKSSNVLLDDRLMPKLGDFGLARLSRFAGANPGQSSTVARTRTVRGTLAYLPEEYVKTGRLAVDTDTFSFGVVVLETLAGQRAVRTQGAKTKYLKDLVEEEAEEAGVTLRSTQSTLQAGLATDAWAAPIASQICKKHLDPRPGPCPPELGLVLGQLACCCLHRRAKRRPPMTQVYERLEKLQVAVAVAGAEAAHHGPPSPQENSYVSVPSSGASPRQPLAAPSGAPAQATEWLQKGPNQPVESDESVSGLSAALCSWHMSPSCPPGLALPGSPAQGATLGAAAPLGQAGSARGGASQEPSWGGGPGPQLTAVEGSLLSSSASSQPPQIVINPARQKMVQKLALYEDGVLDSLQLLSSSSLPDLGGEHQHRPRPEESDEFQS, from the exons atgGCCGGTGGGCCGGGCCCGGGGGACCCCGCGGCCCCCGGCGCCCAGCACTTCTTGTACGAGGTGCCGCCCTGGGTCATGTGCCGCTTCTACAAAGTGATGGACGCGCTGGAGCCCGCCGACTGGTGCCAGTTCG CCGCCCTGATCGTGCGCGACCAGACCGAGCTGCGGCTGTGCGAGCGCTCCGGGCAGCGCACGGCCAGCGTCCTGTGGCCCTGGATCAACCGCAACGCCCGCGTGGCCGACCTCGTGAGCATCCTCACGCACCTGCAGCTGCTCCGCGCCCGGGACATCATCACGGCCT GGCACCCGCccgcccccctcctgccccccagcaccAGCGCCCCGAGGCCCAGCAGCCCCCCTGCGCCCTGTGAGGCCGACGTCCCCCGCCCCCGGAAGCTGCCGACGGCGTCGGCGTCCACACTCCCGTCCCCAG CTTTTCCAGGCTCCCAGACCCATTCTGGGGCTGAGCTCGGTCCTGTCCACAGCCCTGGCATCCTGCAGCCGCCACCGCCACGTCCAGCCCCTTCCTCTACCAAG CCCAGCGCAGAGAGCCCAGCGtcgctcctgcagggagcccaccccTCTCCGTTCTGCTGGCCCCTCAGTGAGATCTCCCAGGGCACCCACAACTTCTCGGACAAGCTGAAGATCGGGGAGGGCGGCTTCGGCTGCGTGTACCGGGCGGTGATGAGGAACACGCTGTACGCGGTGAAGAGGCTGAAGGAG ggggcagaCCTGGAGTGGACCACAGTGAAGCAGAGCTTCCTGACCGAAGTGGAACAACTGTCACG GTTTCGTCACCCAAACATTGTGGACTTTGCTGGCTACTGTGCCGAGAGTGGCTTCTACTGCCTCGTCTACGGCTTCCTGCCCAATGGCTCCCTGGAAGACCGCCTGCACTTCCAG aCCGAGGCCTGCGCCCCTCTCTCCTGGCCTCAGCGACTGAACATCCTTCTGGGCACAGCACGGGCCATTCAGTTTTTACATCAGGACAGCCCCAGCCTCATCCACGGAGACATCAAAAG TTCCAACGTCCTCCTGGATGACAGACTGATGCCCAAACTGGGAGACTTTGGCCTGGCCCGTCTCAGCCGTTTTGCAGGGGCCAACCCCGGCCAGAGCAGCACAGTGGCCCGGACGCGGACGGTGCGCGGCACCCTGGCCTACCTGCCCGAGGAGTACGTCAAGACGGGGAGACTGGCCGTGGACACGGATACCTTCAGCTTCGGCGTG GTTGTGCTGGAGACCCTGGCTGGCCAGAGGGCTGTGAGGACGCAGGGTGCCAAGACCAAGTATCTG AAGGACCTGGTGGAAGAGGAGGCCGAGGAGGCCGGGGTGACCCTCAGAAGCACCCAGAGCACACTCCAAGCAGGCCTGGCCACGGATGCCTGGGCCGCCCCGATTGCCAGCCAGATCTGTAAGAAGCACCTGGACCCCAGGCCCGGGCCGTGCCCGCCGGAGCTGGGCTTGGTCCTGGGCCAGCTGGCTTGCTGCTGCCTGCACCGCCGGGCCAAGAGGAGGCCCCCCATGACCCAG GTGTACGAGCGTCTGGAGAAGCTGCAGGTGGCGGTGGCAGTGGCAGGAGCAGAGGCTGCCCACCACGGCCCCCCGTCCCCGCAGGAGAACTCGTACGTGTCCGTCCCCAGCAGCGGCGCCAGCCCACGGCAGCCCCTGGCGGCTCCGTCGGGAGCACCGGCCCAGGCCACGGAGTGGCTCCAGAAAGGCCCCAACCAGCCCGTGGAGAGCGACGAGAGTGTGTCCGGCCTGTCCGCCGCCCTGTGTTCCTGGCACATGAGCCCCAGCTGCCCCCCGGGCCTGGCCTTGCCGGGCAGCCCTGCGCAGGGGGCCACCCTGGGGGCCGCAGCCCCCCTCGGGCAGGCCGGCAGTGCTCGGGGGGGCGCCAGCCAGGAGCCGAGCTGGGGCGGTGGCCCAGGGCCCCAGCTGACAGCTGTGGAAG GATCACTGTTGAGCAGCTCCGCGTCATCGCAGCCACCGCAGATCGTCATCAACCCGGCCCGACAGAAGATGGTGCAGAAGCTGGCCTTGTACGAGGACGGGGTCCTGGACAGCCTGCAGCTGCTGTCCTCTAGCTCCCTCCCAG ACCTAGGAGGGGAGCACCAGCACAGGCCGCGGCCCGAGGAGAGTGATGAATTCCAGAGCTGA
- the IRAK1 gene encoding interleukin-1 receptor-associated kinase 1 isoform X2, with protein sequence MAGGPGPGDPAAPGAQHFLYEVPPWVMCRFYKVMDALEPADWCQFAALIVRDQTELRLCERSGQRTASVLWPWINRNARVADLVSILTHLQLLRARDIITAWHPPAPLLPPSTSAPRPSSPPAPCEADVPRPRKLPTASASTLPSPAFPGSQTHSGAELGPVHSPGILQPPPPRPAPSSTKPSAESPASLLQGAHPSPFCWPLSEISQGTHNFSDKLKIGEGGFGCVYRAVMRNTLYAVKRLKEGADLEWTTVKQSFLTEVEQLSRFRHPNIVDFAGYCAESGFYCLVYGFLPNGSLEDRLHFQTEACAPLSWPQRLNILLGTARAIQFLHQDSPSLIHGDIKRRLWGAALARAHPTPLLPSASSNVLLDDRLMPKLGDFGLARLSRFAGANPGQSSTVARTRTVRGTLAYLPEEYVKTGRLAVDTDTFSFGVVVLETLAGQRAVRTQGAKTKYLKDLVEEEAEEAGVTLRSTQSTLQAGLATDAWAAPIASQICKKHLDPRPGPCPPELGLVLGQLACCCLHRRAKRRPPMTQVYERLEKLQVAVAVAGAEAAHHGPPSPQENSYVSVPSSGASPRQPLAAPSGAPAQATEWLQKGPNQPVESDESVSGLSAALCSWHMSPSCPPGLALPGSPAQGATLGAAAPLGQAGSARGGASQEPSWGGGPGPQLTAVEGSLLSSSASSQPPQIVINPARQKMVQKLALYEDGVLDSLQLLSSSSLPDLGGEHQHRPRPEESDEFQS encoded by the exons atgGCCGGTGGGCCGGGCCCGGGGGACCCCGCGGCCCCCGGCGCCCAGCACTTCTTGTACGAGGTGCCGCCCTGGGTCATGTGCCGCTTCTACAAAGTGATGGACGCGCTGGAGCCCGCCGACTGGTGCCAGTTCG CCGCCCTGATCGTGCGCGACCAGACCGAGCTGCGGCTGTGCGAGCGCTCCGGGCAGCGCACGGCCAGCGTCCTGTGGCCCTGGATCAACCGCAACGCCCGCGTGGCCGACCTCGTGAGCATCCTCACGCACCTGCAGCTGCTCCGCGCCCGGGACATCATCACGGCCT GGCACCCGCccgcccccctcctgccccccagcaccAGCGCCCCGAGGCCCAGCAGCCCCCCTGCGCCCTGTGAGGCCGACGTCCCCCGCCCCCGGAAGCTGCCGACGGCGTCGGCGTCCACACTCCCGTCCCCAG CTTTTCCAGGCTCCCAGACCCATTCTGGGGCTGAGCTCGGTCCTGTCCACAGCCCTGGCATCCTGCAGCCGCCACCGCCACGTCCAGCCCCTTCCTCTACCAAG CCCAGCGCAGAGAGCCCAGCGtcgctcctgcagggagcccaccccTCTCCGTTCTGCTGGCCCCTCAGTGAGATCTCCCAGGGCACCCACAACTTCTCGGACAAGCTGAAGATCGGGGAGGGCGGCTTCGGCTGCGTGTACCGGGCGGTGATGAGGAACACGCTGTACGCGGTGAAGAGGCTGAAGGAG ggggcagaCCTGGAGTGGACCACAGTGAAGCAGAGCTTCCTGACCGAAGTGGAACAACTGTCACG GTTTCGTCACCCAAACATTGTGGACTTTGCTGGCTACTGTGCCGAGAGTGGCTTCTACTGCCTCGTCTACGGCTTCCTGCCCAATGGCTCCCTGGAAGACCGCCTGCACTTCCAG aCCGAGGCCTGCGCCCCTCTCTCCTGGCCTCAGCGACTGAACATCCTTCTGGGCACAGCACGGGCCATTCAGTTTTTACATCAGGACAGCCCCAGCCTCATCCACGGAGACATCAAAAG GCGACTGTGGGGTGCGGCGCTGGCCCGGGCCCACCCGACACCGCTCCTTCCCTCCGCAAGTTCCAACGTCCTCCTGGATGACAGACTGATGCCCAAACTGGGAGACTTTGGCCTGGCCCGTCTCAGCCGTTTTGCAGGGGCCAACCCCGGCCAGAGCAGCACAGTGGCCCGGACGCGGACGGTGCGCGGCACCCTGGCCTACCTGCCCGAGGAGTACGTCAAGACGGGGAGACTGGCCGTGGACACGGATACCTTCAGCTTCGGCGTG GTTGTGCTGGAGACCCTGGCTGGCCAGAGGGCTGTGAGGACGCAGGGTGCCAAGACCAAGTATCTG AAGGACCTGGTGGAAGAGGAGGCCGAGGAGGCCGGGGTGACCCTCAGAAGCACCCAGAGCACACTCCAAGCAGGCCTGGCCACGGATGCCTGGGCCGCCCCGATTGCCAGCCAGATCTGTAAGAAGCACCTGGACCCCAGGCCCGGGCCGTGCCCGCCGGAGCTGGGCTTGGTCCTGGGCCAGCTGGCTTGCTGCTGCCTGCACCGCCGGGCCAAGAGGAGGCCCCCCATGACCCAG GTGTACGAGCGTCTGGAGAAGCTGCAGGTGGCGGTGGCAGTGGCAGGAGCAGAGGCTGCCCACCACGGCCCCCCGTCCCCGCAGGAGAACTCGTACGTGTCCGTCCCCAGCAGCGGCGCCAGCCCACGGCAGCCCCTGGCGGCTCCGTCGGGAGCACCGGCCCAGGCCACGGAGTGGCTCCAGAAAGGCCCCAACCAGCCCGTGGAGAGCGACGAGAGTGTGTCCGGCCTGTCCGCCGCCCTGTGTTCCTGGCACATGAGCCCCAGCTGCCCCCCGGGCCTGGCCTTGCCGGGCAGCCCTGCGCAGGGGGCCACCCTGGGGGCCGCAGCCCCCCTCGGGCAGGCCGGCAGTGCTCGGGGGGGCGCCAGCCAGGAGCCGAGCTGGGGCGGTGGCCCAGGGCCCCAGCTGACAGCTGTGGAAG GATCACTGTTGAGCAGCTCCGCGTCATCGCAGCCACCGCAGATCGTCATCAACCCGGCCCGACAGAAGATGGTGCAGAAGCTGGCCTTGTACGAGGACGGGGTCCTGGACAGCCTGCAGCTGCTGTCCTCTAGCTCCCTCCCAG ACCTAGGAGGGGAGCACCAGCACAGGCCGCGGCCCGAGGAGAGTGATGAATTCCAGAGCTGA